The genomic stretch GACCGCCAATTGAGTGAGTTAACCGCGCGCCAGTGTGAAGTGCTGCTGCCGATGCTGATAAGCGAAGACGGGCTGACAGTGAGCGAACTGGCTGAACAGCTTGATATCGCCACGGCGACCGCAAGCAAATCACTCAAGGCGTCCGGCTGGACGTTGCTCAGTGAACTGAACGAACGTTTTATCGGCGAAGTTAAGGAGTACCAACGTGGCTGATTTCTTCACGGCTTGGGTGCCGTTTCTTCTGGCGCATATCCTGTGCGAATTCTATCTGCTGCCCAAGCGCTGCATAGCGGCTAAACGTGAACACGGTTACCGCTCAGCGGCGATATATTGGCATGCTTTGCTGCATGGATTGGTGTTGATCATTCCGGCGATGGCACACAGTTCAGACTGGTCTTTGGTTCTGAGCCTGGCCGCGCTGACTACATTCAGTCACGTGGTGATTGGGTGGATAAGATTCAACCCGCGTCATGGCGATAAGTTCGGCTACTTTGTTTTCGACCAGATGTGGCACGCCGCGCTGCTGGCAGCAATGGCTTTTTACATGACCGACAGTGTGACTCTGCAGGCGATTGTGCACCATGAGCAGTTTGCCGATGGGGTGATGGTGCTGTTTGCTTATCTGCTGATCCTGAAACCGACGTCGGTGCTGATTGGTTTGATTCTGAGCAAGTATCCGATTGCGGTATCGGATGAAGAAGAGGGCAATGTCAGCGGGCTGGTCGCGGGTGGCGAGTTGATTGGCTATTTAGAACGCTTGCTGATCCTGACCTTTACTCTGCTTGGCAGTTACGCCGCGGTTGGTTTTGTCCTGGCGGCCAAGTCGATATTCCGCTTTGGTGAACTCAATAAATCGGCTGATCGCAGCATGGCGGAATATGTTCTGATCGGCTCGTTAGTGTCGGTTGTGATCACCACGCTGGTCGGTACTTTGGTTTCTCTCGGGCTGGATGTAAAAATTAAGTGACTCTGAGTCGGACTGTCTAAGAGCAGGGCACAGACTGTGCCCTGCTCAATCAATGACGAATTAAATCTCTAAGCCCAAAGCTCTGAGTTCCCGTTGACATTGTTCGGCATTCTCAAACTGAATGGCGCTGATGCCGACGGCCTGCGCGCCGCGCACGTTGTTGGGCATGTCATCGATGAACACCGTGGACTCTGCTCTCAGGCCGTTTTGCGCCAGCAGAGCGTGGTAAATGGCGGGCTGTGGCTTAAGGCAACCGACCTGAGCGGAGATGGTGGCACCGTCGAATAGCGACCAGAAGTCGTAGGTAGTTTTGAGGTAGTCGACCACTTCACGCACGTTATCGGTCAGGGCATACACGCCATAACCGGCCGTTTTGACACGCTTGATTAAATCCACCGTTCCGAACAGCAGGATCTGGGTCTGTTTGACGTAGTAAAACAGGCGCTGGCACTCGAGTTCAGATAAACCAAGGTTGAGCTGATACTGCTCTTTGGCCTCGGTTTCGGTAATGACACCGATATTGAGATCCATCCAGGTCTGCGATTTAAAGATGGAGCGCACTAAGGATTCACAAAACTTTTCTTCGCCGAAGGCGAGGCGGGCGATCTCCGGCGGTGACCAGCGCACAATCACGTTACCGACATCGAATACGACATTCTCAATAGGTTGTGGTTTCATTCCGACTCCTTATTACACCAAGATCAGTTTTAAATTAGAATGTGTGACCCGCCTTGGGATCCGGGCCATATTCGTTGTCACCGTGCATGCCTTCGCTGGCGGCAAAAAACAGCAGAACCACAACGCCAATCACAGGGATCACACTCAGTAATACCCACCAACCAGTGCGGCCGATGTCATGTAAACGGCGCACCAGCACCGCGACGCTTGGCAGCAGGATAAACAGGCTGTACA from Vibrio ostreae encodes the following:
- a CDS encoding DUF3307 domain-containing protein, translated to MADFFTAWVPFLLAHILCEFYLLPKRCIAAKREHGYRSAAIYWHALLHGLVLIIPAMAHSSDWSLVLSLAALTTFSHVVIGWIRFNPRHGDKFGYFVFDQMWHAALLAAMAFYMTDSVTLQAIVHHEQFADGVMVLFAYLLILKPTSVLIGLILSKYPIAVSDEEEGNVSGLVAGGELIGYLERLLILTFTLLGSYAAVGFVLAAKSIFRFGELNKSADRSMAEYVLIGSLVSVVITTLVGTLVSLGLDVKIK
- a CDS encoding HAD family hydrolase, which translates into the protein MKPQPIENVVFDVGNVIVRWSPPEIARLAFGEEKFCESLVRSIFKSQTWMDLNIGVITETEAKEQYQLNLGLSELECQRLFYYVKQTQILLFGTVDLIKRVKTAGYGVYALTDNVREVVDYLKTTYDFWSLFDGATISAQVGCLKPQPAIYHALLAQNGLRAESTVFIDDMPNNVRGAQAVGISAIQFENAEQCQRELRALGLEI